A portion of the Calothrix sp. 336/3 genome contains these proteins:
- a CDS encoding N-acetylmuramoyl-L-alanine amidase yields the protein MKLHWLLTATCISIVLYASPSQAAQLQSWRFDRNLNRLEISTVGDVQPQAQLVFNPTRLVIDLPNTRFGRSQVTETVGGAIRAVRIGQFDEQTTRVVVELTPGYNIDPKQIKFVGITPSRWTIQLPPPEKDVADETNIYNIVTTKPNISNPNTSNPNISNPNISNPSIPNRNPINRLTPISAASRTTQIEYLQVTGDGFFLRTRGMTPRAVISRTLDRGTINIDIADANILPQLQKDMIISKYGVNRVQFSQIAANPPTVRMSMQVNRNSPDWRVNPSAASGLVILPTATVIPSPGSNNPSYPSPIASAQATIQAVEISPTGRQLIIRSDRNLRGSGGWDRSTGLYRIVVPNARLAPAVQGPQLSASSPILRIRLQQQDSQTVVILVQPAAGVQIGELNQIGDRFIALNLERSNPSPQIPPISLPLPRPNPQPDPIVNPNPNPNPNPLPRPRGKILVVIDPGHGGKDSGAPSPNLSGFRNILEKDVVLAISKRVESVLERNGVQVLMTRNSDFFVELKDRVVMSERARATLFVSIHANSVDSRPDVNGLEVYYYFDNSYQLADTVRQTILSRIDTLRNRGTRKARFYVIRKGSMPSILVETGYMSGREDNPRLASPEYQNRMADAIAEGILKYLGRR from the coding sequence GTGAAACTACACTGGCTGCTCACTGCTACCTGTATAAGTATTGTCCTTTACGCATCACCATCTCAAGCTGCACAACTCCAATCATGGCGCTTTGATCGTAATCTCAATCGCTTAGAAATTAGTACAGTTGGAGATGTTCAACCTCAAGCGCAATTAGTATTCAACCCCACTCGCTTAGTTATCGATTTACCAAATACTCGTTTTGGACGTTCTCAAGTCACAGAAACAGTCGGTGGAGCAATTCGTGCAGTTAGGATTGGGCAATTTGATGAGCAAACAACGAGAGTTGTTGTGGAATTGACTCCTGGATATAATATTGACCCGAAGCAAATTAAGTTTGTGGGAATTACACCTAGTCGTTGGACAATTCAATTACCACCACCGGAAAAAGATGTCGCGGACGAAACCAATATTTACAACATAGTTACAACTAAACCGAATATTTCTAATCCTAATACTTCCAATCCTAATATTTCCAATCCCAATATTTCCAATCCCAGTATTCCTAACAGAAATCCAATTAATCGCCTCACCCCCATCAGTGCAGCTAGTCGCACTACCCAAATAGAATATTTACAAGTGACAGGGGATGGATTTTTCCTGCGGACTAGGGGTATGACTCCCAGAGCGGTGATTAGTCGTACCCTAGATAGGGGAACAATTAATATTGATATTGCCGATGCCAATATTTTGCCCCAACTTCAGAAGGATATGATTATCAGCAAGTATGGGGTAAATCGGGTTCAATTCAGCCAAATTGCGGCTAATCCTCCCACCGTGCGGATGAGTATGCAAGTGAATCGCAATAGTCCAGATTGGCGAGTCAATCCTAGTGCTGCCAGTGGTTTAGTTATTTTACCAACAGCTACGGTGATTCCTTCCCCAGGAAGTAATAATCCCAGTTATCCCAGTCCCATTGCATCTGCCCAAGCGACAATTCAAGCAGTGGAAATCAGTCCTACTGGCAGACAATTAATTATTCGTAGTGATAGAAATCTTCGGGGTAGCGGTGGTTGGGATAGAAGTACGGGTTTGTATCGTATCGTAGTTCCTAACGCCAGACTTGCTCCCGCAGTTCAGGGACCTCAATTAAGCGCTAGTAGTCCCATTTTACGTATACGTTTGCAACAACAGGATTCCCAAACCGTTGTGATTTTGGTACAACCTGCGGCAGGTGTTCAAATTGGAGAGTTAAATCAAATTGGCGATCGCTTTATTGCCCTGAATTTAGAACGTAGTAATCCCAGTCCCCAAATACCTCCCATTTCCTTACCCCTACCACGACCCAATCCCCAACCGGATCCAATTGTCAATCCTAATCCTAACCCTAACCCTAATCCATTACCCCGTCCTCGTGGCAAAATCCTAGTAGTTATTGACCCCGGACATGGTGGAAAGGATTCTGGTGCGCCATCTCCCAACCTGTCAGGGTTCCGTAATATTCTGGAGAAAGATGTAGTACTAGCCATTAGTAAACGAGTTGAATCAGTCTTGGAACGAAACGGAGTACAAGTTCTAATGACTCGAAATTCTGACTTTTTCGTAGAGTTGAAAGACCGAGTGGTGATGTCAGAACGTGCTAGAGCAACTTTGTTTGTGAGTATCCATGCTAACTCTGTAGATTCCCGTCCTGATGTCAATGGTTTGGAAGTTTACTATTACTTCGATAACAGTTATCAATTAGCTGATACAGTACGGCAAACTATTCTAAGTAGGATTGACACATTGAGAAACCGTGGTACAAGAAAAGCGAGATTCTACGTGATCAGAAAAGGTTCTATGCCTTCGATCTTAGTTGAAACAGGTTATATGAGTGGTCGAGAAGATAATCCCCGTCTTGCTAGTCCAGAATATCAGAATCGGATGGCAGACGCGATCGCCGAGGGTATTCTCAAATACTTGGGTAGAAGATAA
- the murI gene encoding glutamate racemase yields the protein MYSSSLFEGNIYQEQNSQRAPIGIFDSGVGGLTVLRQLYHQIPGESIIYFGDTARLPYGIRSQAEIIDYVRDILTWMQHQGVKMVIMACNTSSALALDAVRAEYDLPILGLIHPGAKAATQQGKRIGVIATPATAKSNAYKQAITEIDPDAQVWQVGCPEFVPLIEQNRIHDPYTKEVARSYLEPLLQEHIDTLIYGCTHYPHLAPVLRSLLPDSVKLVDPAVYVTAACIQELDMLGLKNTHPPQATRFAVSGCPQQFAQTSVQWLGFTPSVEQVHFSEAIASHLKSTMKSDNT from the coding sequence GTGTATTCATCTTCTTTGTTTGAAGGCAATATTTACCAAGAGCAAAACTCCCAACGCGCTCCCATTGGTATCTTTGATAGTGGTGTCGGTGGATTAACTGTATTACGCCAACTCTATCACCAAATTCCTGGTGAATCGATTATTTACTTTGGGGATACTGCAAGACTACCCTACGGTATTCGTTCCCAAGCAGAAATTATTGATTATGTGCGAGATATCCTAACTTGGATGCAACACCAGGGTGTGAAAATGGTGATTATGGCTTGTAATACCAGTTCTGCTCTGGCTCTAGACGCGGTGAGAGCGGAATATGATTTACCTATCCTCGGATTGATTCATCCTGGGGCAAAAGCTGCTACACAGCAGGGTAAACGAATTGGTGTGATTGCAACTCCAGCAACTGCCAAAAGTAACGCTTACAAACAAGCAATTACAGAAATTGATCCTGATGCTCAAGTCTGGCAAGTGGGATGTCCAGAATTTGTACCCTTGATTGAACAAAATCGTATTCACGATCCCTATACCAAAGAAGTTGCCCGCAGCTATTTGGAACCATTGTTACAGGAACATATTGACACTTTAATCTATGGGTGTACCCATTATCCTCACCTAGCTCCAGTACTGCGATCGCTCCTACCGGATTCTGTCAAATTAGTGGATCCAGCAGTTTATGTTACCGCAGCTTGTATTCAAGAACTAGATATGCTCGGTTTGAAAAATACCCATCCACCCCAAGCAACTCGCTTTGCTGTTAGTGGTTGTCCCCAGCAATTTGCCCAAACCTCTGTACAATGGCTAGGTTTTACACCCTCAGTAGAGCAAGTACATTTTTCGGAGGCGATCGCCTCTCACCTCAAAAGCACTATGAAAAGTGATAACACCTAA
- a CDS encoding N-acetylmuramoyl-L-alanine amidase translates to MKLHWLLLPGTLLTISLSSSPVQAAQLQFWRFDASQNRLEFTTTGNVQPRAQLIFNPTRLVIDLPDTRFGRPQVTQTLGGTIRSLRVGQFEQETTRIVLELAPGYTLDPQQVKFIGMTGSRWTVQIPRPKPDSNAASPRSVYSVVNRDGENPGNSISRVSPEAVVATRDGVTQVESLQTTGDGFFVRTSGTRQPSIRVNRSRDRTTVFVDISEAALSTNFRQRDQYINRYGVSNIQFIQLQNPKPTVRLVMRVNRNSSDWRASTSGTNGLVLLPDGNANRFPGNNSNNSNNSNSEDNRPLPPISRRPPSTSLTTIESVDIADNNGQLVIRGDRPIYATSGWDRESMMFRITVSNARLADSVRGPQLNANSPILRVRLRQEDSRTVVIFVQPAPGVEVGRLSLPGRDSISLDLNRSSRNNSPILSLPLPRPNPQPLPGDNPNTPISRPRNNNGRLVVLIDPGHGGKDSGAVGIGGALEKDVILPISLRVAQILQQNGIQVVLTRNSDYFVTLPGRVEMAERVNASVFVSIHANSAGANRPEVNGLEVYYYDSGLGLARLVHNSIMQSVNIRDRGVRRARFYVLRKSSMPSILVETGFMTGAEDMANLRTSSYQNKMAEGIANGILKFLRVR, encoded by the coding sequence GTGAAATTACACTGGTTATTATTACCCGGTACTTTGTTAACTATCTCCCTGTCATCATCGCCAGTCCAAGCAGCGCAACTGCAATTTTGGCGGTTTGATGCGAGTCAAAATCGCTTAGAATTTACAACTACAGGGAATGTTCAGCCAAGAGCACAGCTGATTTTTAATCCCACACGTTTAGTAATTGATTTACCAGATACTCGCTTTGGTCGTCCACAAGTTACCCAAACTTTAGGTGGAACTATTCGCTCTTTGCGAGTCGGACAGTTTGAGCAGGAAACAACTAGAATTGTCCTGGAACTTGCCCCTGGTTATACCCTTGACCCTCAACAGGTAAAATTTATTGGGATGACTGGGAGTCGGTGGACGGTACAAATTCCTAGACCAAAACCAGATAGCAATGCCGCATCTCCTCGGAGTGTATATAGTGTAGTCAATAGAGATGGGGAAAATCCTGGAAATTCGATTTCTAGGGTGAGTCCAGAAGCTGTAGTTGCTACTAGGGATGGAGTCACACAAGTAGAAAGTCTGCAAACAACAGGGGATGGCTTTTTTGTGCGTACTAGTGGTACTCGTCAACCAAGTATTCGAGTTAATCGTAGCCGCGATCGCACTACTGTTTTTGTGGATATTTCGGAAGCAGCTTTATCGACTAATTTCCGTCAGCGTGACCAGTATATTAACCGCTACGGTGTAAGTAATATCCAGTTTATTCAATTACAAAACCCTAAACCTACGGTGCGCTTGGTGATGCGGGTGAATCGCAACAGTTCTGATTGGCGAGCATCCACCAGTGGTACTAATGGTTTAGTACTATTACCAGATGGGAATGCTAACAGATTTCCTGGGAATAATTCCAATAATTCCAATAATTCCAACTCGGAAGATAATCGTCCCCTACCACCCATCTCCCGTCGTCCTCCTAGCACTTCTTTGACGACAATTGAATCCGTAGATATTGCAGATAATAATGGACAGTTAGTAATTCGTGGCGATCGCCCCATTTACGCTACAAGTGGTTGGGATAGGGAATCAATGATGTTCCGGATCACCGTATCTAACGCACGTTTGGCTGATTCGGTACGGGGACCCCAACTTAATGCCAATAGTCCCATTTTACGGGTGCGCCTGCGTCAAGAAGACTCCCGAACTGTGGTTATCTTTGTCCAACCTGCTCCAGGGGTAGAAGTCGGTAGACTGAGTTTACCTGGTCGTGATTCCATTTCCCTGGATTTAAACCGCTCTAGTCGCAATAACTCCCCTATCCTTTCCCTACCCCTACCGCGTCCAAATCCCCAACCTCTACCCGGTGACAACCCCAACACACCGATTTCTCGACCCCGTAACAATAATGGACGTTTGGTAGTCTTAATTGACCCCGGTCATGGTGGCAAAGATTCTGGAGCTGTGGGTATTGGTGGTGCTTTGGAAAAAGATGTCATTCTCCCCATCAGCCTACGGGTTGCCCAGATTCTACAGCAGAATGGCATCCAAGTCGTACTTACCCGTAATTCTGACTACTTTGTCACCCTCCCAGGACGGGTAGAAATGGCAGAACGTGTTAACGCTAGTGTTTTTGTCAGTATTCACGCAAATTCTGCCGGAGCAAATCGTCCTGAGGTGAATGGTTTAGAGGTGTATTACTACGATAGTGGCTTAGGTCTTGCCCGTTTGGTTCATAACAGCATCATGCAAAGTGTCAACATTCGCGATCGCGGTGTCCGTCGTGCCCGTTTTTATGTCTTACGTAAAAGTTCTATGCCTTCCATTCTCGTGGAAACTGGCTTTATGACGGGCGCAGAAGATATGGCAAACCTCCGCACTTCCTCTTACCAAAATAAAATGGCTGAGGGTATCGCCAATGGTATTCTCAAATTCCTCAGAGTCAGATAA